A genomic stretch from Penaeus vannamei isolate JL-2024 chromosome 6, ASM4276789v1, whole genome shotgun sequence includes:
- the LOC113815370 gene encoding uncharacterized PE-PGRS family protein PE_PGRS54 isoform X25, translating into MEGSSRVLLSLLVAGLAVLPHLVNARSPTPNIHICHSLTCPEQDAFYAHPTFCTDYVHCVAGVPYVKKCPSNLNFNAVKGACDHPRDAHCTPFKTSCELTSPFVPGGVTDDLVTCDCEGPCIKPHPYRCDAFYHCDAAGVEHLTKCPGDLMFNAMVEQCDLPENTKCEPAPSCSCDNCRYPSSEKCSAYWLCEGGQAVQHFCSNGLLFNRDTSQCDLAINVDCSEGAWEEGAFLETACVDRRLDCPKFVKDGGCQCSGSNCDWQSFVLRNCPKSCGSCKVNKMISKRTFALEEKGLKRKHHSSKESGSKESGSKESGSKESGSKESGSKESGSKESGSKESGSKESGSKESGSKESGSKESGSKESGSKESGSKESGSKESGSKESGSKESGSKESGSKESGSKESGSKESGSNESHKPGHSHECGGNGGSGSGGGGGDGGSGGGGGDGGSGGGGGDGGSGGDGGSGGGGGSGGDGGNGGEGGNGGNNGNGGSGGGSGGGGEGGNGVGGGSGSGGGDGGNGGSGGSGGGSGGGGEGGNGGGGGSGSGGGDGGNNGNGGSGGGSGGGGEGGNGGGGGSGSGGGDGGNNGNGGSGGGSGGGGEGGNGGGGGSGSGGGDGGNGGSGGSGGGSGGGGEGGNGGGGGSGSGGGDGGNNGNGGSGGGSGGGGEGGNGGGGGSGSGGGDGGNNGNGGSGGGSGGGGEGGNGGGGGSGSGGGDGGNNGNGGSGGGSGGGGEGGNGGGGGSGSGGGDGGNNGNGGSGGGSGGGGEGGNGGGGGSGSGGGDGGNGGSGGSGGGSGGGGDEDCQDNEVDCVYWAANNDCICKPTDGDCSWQYYVSATCPKSCGTCGNGGGGGDGGNGGGGGDGGNGGGGGDGGDGGNGGSIDGCVIDCSLGKYLPHPTDCRKFIQCAPYGPEEMPCAPGTVWNQQKLTCDHEWASPCVTGSYLTPEGLPCGGGSGGDGGNGGGGGDGGNGGGGGDGGNGGGGGDGGNGGGGGDGGDGGNGGSIDGCVIDCSLGKYLPHPTDCRKFIQCAPYGPEEMPCAPGTVWNQQKLTCDHEWASLCVTGSYLTPEGLPCGGGSGGDGGNGGGGGDGGNGGGGGDGGNGGGGGDGGNGGGGGDGGNGGGGGDGGNGGGGGDGGNGGGGGDGGDGGNGGSISGCVIDCSLGKYLPHPTDCRKFIQCAPYGPEEMPCAPGTVWNQQKLTCDHEWASPCVTGSYLTPEGLPCGGGSGGDGGNVGGGGDGGNGGGGGDGGNGGGGGDGGNGGGGEDGGNGGGGGDGGNGGGGGDGGNGGGGGDGGNGGGGGDGGNEGGGGDGGNGGGGGDGGDGGNGGSIDGCVIDCSLGKYLPHPSDCRKFIQCAPYGPEEMPCAPGTVWNQQKLTCDHEWASPCVTGSYLTPEGLPCGGGSGGDGGNGGGGGDGGNGGGGGDGGNGGGGGDGGNGGGGGDGGNGGGGGDGGNGGGGGDGGDGGNGGSIDGCVIDCSLGKYLPHPTDCRKFIQCAPYGPEEMPCAPGTVWNQQKLTCDHEWASPCVTGSYLTPEGLPCGGGSGGDGGNGGGGGDGGNGGGGGDGGNGGGGGDGGNGGGGGDGGNGGGGGDGGNGGGGGDGGNGGGSGGGDGGNGGGGGDGGNGGGGGDGGNGGGGGDGGNGGGGGDGGNGGGGGDGGNGGGGGDGGNGGGGGDGGNGGGGGDGGNGGGDGGEDCPLSCPEKEGLFPHPRDCKKWIHCSHNIPFVKKCPFHLHFNPVQRVCDWPFRAQCIAAPDADCQIPEPVLPTEPPNVKPDICDCECCLRPHPEDCTAYYYCEPNASAEFHTCSEGLVFNPQLSQCVLQVDYPQCQPEKPPTCDPTCECLYPAHSCSEYYKCNGDGIPVKYECTGGLYFNDQKHTCDLPENVSCEERRKRSEIDPVTEQHYILPEECKDLQGMYAIRDRPSSYYLCSHGVAFEMRCPDGGVFSSKAKKCILRK; encoded by the exons GATCCCCGACTCCGAACATACATATCTGTCACAGCCTGACCTGCCCTGAACAGGACGCCTTCTACGCGCACCCGACCTTCTGCACAGACTACGTCCACTGCGTCGCCGGCGTCCCATATGTCAAG AAATGCCCTTCAAACCTGAACTTCAACGCTGTGAAGGGGGCGTGCGACCACCCGAGGGACGCCCACTGCACGCCCTTCAAGACGTCCTGCGAGCTGACGAGCCCTTTCGTCCCAGGAGGCGTGACAGACGACCTCGTGACGTGTGACTGCGAAGGCCCCTGCATCAAGCCGCACCCGTACCGCTGCGATGCCTTCTACCACTGCGACGCT GCGGGCGTGGAGCACCTTACGAAGTGTCCCGGAGACTTGATGTTCAACGCGATGGTTGAACAATGTGATCTGCCGGAGAACACCAAATGTGAACCGGCGCCCTCCTGTTCCTGTGACAACTGCCGGTACCCTTCGTCCGAAAAGTGCTCTGCTTACTGGCTGT GTGAGGGTGGCCAAGCAGTTCAGCATTTCTGCAGTAACGGCCTTCTCTTCAACCGTGACACGTCACAGTGCGATCTGGCCATCAATGTAGACTGTAGCGAAGGGGCCTGGGAAGAAGGTGCTTTCCTGGAGACGGCCTGCGTTGACCGACGTTTGGACTGTCCAAAGTTTGTGAAGGATGGAGGGTGTCAGTGCAGTGGAAGTAACTGCGACTGGCAGTCGTTTGTTCTTAGGAACTGTCCAAAATCCTGTGGCAGCTGCAAAGTAAACAAAATGATTAGCAAGAGGACATTTGCCTTAGAAGAAAAAGGACTTAAAAGAAAGCATCATAgtagcaaagagtctggaagcaaggagtctggaagcaaagagtctggaagcaaggaatccggaagcaaagagtctggaagcaaagagtctggaagcaaagagtctggaagcaaggaatccggaagcaaagagtctggaagcaaagagtctggaagcaaggaatccggaagcaaagagtctggaagcaaagagtctggaagcaaggaatccggaagcaaagagtctggaagcaaggagtccggaagcaaagagtctggaagcaaggagtccggaagcaaagagtctggaagcaagGAGTCCGGAAGCAAGGAGTCCGggagcaaagagtctggaagtaATGAAAGCCACAAACCAGGCCATAGTCATGaatgtggtggtaatggtggatcTGGAagcggaggaggcggtggagacggtggaagcggaggaggcggtggagacggtggaagcggaggaggcggtggagacgGTGGAAGCGGTGGAGACGGTGGAAGCGGAGGAGGCGGTGGAAGCGGAGGAGACGGTGGAAacggaggagaaggtggaaacgGTGGAAACAACGGcaatggaggaagtggaggtggatcaggaggcggaggagaaggaggcaacgGTGTAGGTGGaggcagcggaagtggaggaggagacggtggGAATGGCggcagtggaggaagtggaggtggatcaggaggcggaggagaaggaggcaacggtggaggcggaggcagcggaagtggaggaggagacggtggAAACAACGGcaatggaggaagtggaggtggatcaggaggcggaggagaaggaggcaacggtggaggtggaggcagcggaagtggagggggagacggTGGAAACAACGGCAATGGAGGAAGTGGCGGTGGatcaggaggcggaggagaaggaggcaacggtggaggcggaggcagcggaagtggaggaggagacggtggAAATGGCggcagtggaggaagtggaggtggatcaggaggcggaggagaaggaggcaacggtggaggcggaggcagcggaagtggaggaggagacggtggAAACAACGGcaatggaggaagtggaggtggatcaggaggcggaggagaaggaggcaacggtggaggcggaggcagcggaagtggaggaggagacggtggAAACAACGGcaatggaggaagtggaggtggatcaggaggcggaggagaaggaggcaacggtggaggtggaggcagcggaagtggaggaggagacggtggAAACAACGGcaatggaggaagtggaggtggatcaggaggcggaggagaaggaggcaacggtggaggcggaggcagcggaagtggaggaggagacggcGGAAACAACGGcaatggaggaagtggaggtggatcaggaggcggaggagaaggaggcaacggtggaggcggaggcagcggaagtggaggaggagacggtggAAATGGCggcagtggaggaagtggaggtggatcaggaggcggaggagatgaAGACTGTCAAGATAACGAAGTGGACTGCGTGTACTGGGCAGCAAACAATGATTGCATATGCAAGCCCACAGATGGAGACTGCTCATGGCAATACTACGTGTCTGCAACATGTCCAAAGAGCTGTGGTACTTGTGGAaacggaggtggcggtggagacggcggaaacggaggtggcggtggagacggcggaaacggaggtggcggtggagacgGTGGTGATGGAGGAAATGGTGGAAGCATTGACGGTTGCGTCATTGACTGCTCCCTCGGAAAGTATCTGCCACATCCAACTGACTGCCGCAAGTTCATCCAGTGTGCCCCGTATGGTCCCGAAGAGATGCCTTGTGCTCCTGGAACGGTCTGGAACCAACAGAAACTCACCTGTGATCACGAATGGGCTTCTCCTTGTGTGACAGGCAGCTACTTGACTCCAGAAGGTCTACCatgtggaggaggtagtggtggagacggcggaaacggaggtggaggcggagacggcggaaacggaggtggcg gcggagacggcggaaacggaggtggcggtggagacggcggaaacggag gtggcggtggagacgGTGGTGATGGAGGAAATGGTGGAAGCATTGACGGTTGCGTCATTGACTGCTCCCTCGGAAAGTATCTGCCACATCCAACTGACTGCCGCAAGTTCATCCAGTGTGCCCCGTATGGTCCCGAAGAGATGCCTTGTGCTCCTGGAACGGTCTGGAACCAACAGAAACTCACCTGTGATCACGAATGGGCTTCTCTTTGTGTGACAGGCAGCTACTTGACTCCAGAAGGTCTACCatgtggaggaggtagtggtggagacggcggaaacggaggtggaggcggagacgGCGGAAACGGAG gtggcggcggagacggcggaaacggaggtggcggtggagacggcggaaacggag gtggcggtggagacggcggaaacggaggtggcggtggagacggcggaaacggaggtggaggcggagacggcggaaacggag gtggcggtggagacgGTGGTGATGGAGGAAATGGTGGAAGCATCAGCGGTTGCGTCATTGACTGCTCCCTCGGAAAGTATCTGCCACATCCAACTGACTGCCGCAAGTTCATCCAGTGTGCCCCGTATGGTCCCGAAGAGATGCCTTGTGCGCCTGGAACGGTCTGGAACCAACAGAAACTCACCTGTGATCACGAATGGGCTTCTCCTTGTGTGACAGGCAGCTACTTGACTCCAGAAGGTCTACCATGTGGAGGAGGTAGTGGCGGAGACGGCGGAAATGTAGGTGGAGGCGGAGACGGCGGAAACGGAGGTGGCGGCGGAGACGGCGGAAacggaggtggcggaggagacggcggaaacggaggtggaggcgaagacggcggaaacggaggtggcggtggagacggcggaaacggag gtggcggtggagacggcggaaatggaggtggcggtggagacggcggaaacggaggtggcggtggagacgGCGGAAATGAAGGTGGCGGTGGAGACGGCGGAaacggaggtggcggtggagacgGTGGTGATGGAGGAAATGGTGGAAGCATCGACGGTTGCGTCATTGACTGCTCCCTCGGAAAGTATCTGCCACATCCATCTGACTGCCGCAAGTTCATCCAGTGTGCCCCGTATGGTCCCGAAGAGATGCCTTGTGCTCCTGGAACGGTCTGGAACCAACAGAAACTCACCTGTGATCACGAATGGGCTTCTCCTTGTGTGACAGGCAGCTACTTGACTCCAGAAGGTCTACCatgtggaggaggtagtggtggagatggcggaaatggaggtggaggcggagacggcggaaacggaggtggcggcggagacggcggaaacggaggtggcggtggagacggcggaaacggag gtggcggtggagacggcggaaacggaggtggcggtggagacggcggaaacggaggtggcggtggagacgGTGGTGATGGAGGAAATGGTGGAAGCATTGACGGTTGCGTCATTGACTGCTCCCTTGGAAAGTATCTGCCACATCCAACTGACTGCCGCAAGTTCATCCAGTGTGCCCCGTATGGTCCCGAAGAGATGCCTTGTGCTCCTGGAACGGTCTGGAACCAACAGAAACTCACCTGTGATCACGAATGGGCTTCTCCTTGTGTGACAGGCAGCTACTTGACTCCAGAAGGTCTACCatgtggaggaggtagtggtggagacggcggaaacggaggtggaggcggagacggcggaaacggaggtggcggtggagacggcggaaacggaggtggcggtggagacggcggaaacggaggtggcggtggagacggcggaaacggaggtggcggaggagacggcggaaacggaggtggtggtggagacggcggaaacggaggtggaAGTGGCGGTGGAGATggcggaaacggaggtggaggtggagacggcggaaacggaggtggcggtggagacggtggaaacggaggtggcggtggagacggcggaaacggaggtggcggtggagacggcggaaacggaggtggcggtggagacggcggaaacggaggtggcggtggagacggcggaaacggaggtggcggtggagatggcggaaatggaggtggaggtggagacggcggaaacggaggtggtgatggaggtgaagaTTGTCCATTGTCGTGTCCAGAAAAAGAAGGTCTTTTCCCTCATCCCCGGGATTGTAAGAAATGGATTCATTGTTCCCACAACATACCTTTTGTCAAGAAGTGTCCCTTCCATCTTCATTTCAATCCCGTCCAACGAGTATGTGACTGGCCATTTAGAGCCCAGTGTATTGCTGCTCCTGATGCTGACTGTCAGATTCCAGAACCTGTGCTTCCCACAGAGCCCCCTAATGTAAAACCTGACATTTGTGACTGTGAATGCTGCCTCAGACCTCATCCAGAGGATTGCACAGCCTACTATTACTGTGAG CCAAACGCAAGCGCCGAATTCCACACCTGTTCCGAAGGGCTCGTGTTCAACCCGCAGTTAAGTCAGTGTGTTCTTCAAGTAGATTATCCGCAGTGTCAGCCTGAGAAACCTCCAACATGCGACCCTACATGTGAATGTCTGTACCCTGCTCACAGCTGCTCAGAATACTACAAAT GTAATGGCGATGGCATTCCTGTTAAATATGAGTGTACAGGAGGGCTTTACTTCAACGACCAGAAACACACGTGTGACCTCCCTGAAAATGTTTCCTGTGAGGAGCGACGTAAAAGAAGTGAAATAGACCCTGTAACGGAACAACACTACATCTTAC cggAGGAGTGTAAGGATCTGCAAGGAATGTATGCCATTAGAGACAGACCAAGTTCGTATTACCTTTGCAGTCACGGCGTAGCCTTTGAAATGCGGTGTCCAGATGGCGGCGTTTTCTCAAGCAAAGCCAAGAAATGCATCTTAAGGAAGTAA